AATTGTCGTAACTCATATGTATTCTGTAAGAGATTATTTCGTTTTTGGAGATTATTTATAGAAGGAAATAAATGGTTAGAAGAGATTTTCAGGTTAGGGACCTACATAATTTCGTCGATAAGTTGGTGGTTTTTTTACTTGCAGTTTTGAAGGTGGCTTCAAACAAATTCCTTTTTAAGAAAGCGagtcctcccccccccccccccccccccccccccccccccccccccccctaaatGGCCTAAAAGGCTAAAATAGAATAAAGGATGCTTTCTTTGGGAGAGTATTCATTTTAGTGTTATACTCTTATTCTATTGTTTTGGCATTTTGAACGCTGCCACTGGGCACTAGTTCAAGGCTATATCTCAAGTAGGCACTTTATTTGTGCAATCCGGGCAGTTTTACTTTTAACTAAGTAGCCTCTTTTATTTTGGCTTGGAAAATAGTAGTAAATATCTTCATTCCTGTGCAGGAGCCTTTCAACGCTGAACCACACCGATCAGGTCTCATATCAGCCTATGTGACTCCAGTGGATTTATTCTACAAAAGGAACCATGGACCGATACCTGTTGTCTATGACATTGAAAGGTTACTTATGATGCCAGATAGATTGCACTACTTGGTGATACTTCTATATTGACGCAGTTGTATATGGTCTTGTAGATATCATCTTTCTGTTACGGGCTTGATCAACATCCAAAGGGAGTTCTCAATGAGAGACATCAGGTCAGCAGGGGTTTGTAATTTTCTGATTGGTTTATTCATATAAAGTGTTATATTTCAATCAAGCTGATTAGTTGCAAGCTACAAATATCCTCTTGTAGTTGAACTGACTCGTGTTATCTTCTGTGGGTATACTGGGTTACCCTTAGAAATTaaccccccctcccccccctctccctctccctcttccTTCTCTCCACTATACTCTTTCATGTGCTCAGGCAATGATTTATATTGTTTCTTATGTGTTAGGGACCTGCCCAAGTATACTGTAACAGCTACATTGCAGGTTGGTTTCAGAAATTCAGTTGTGAGCAATTAAGTGGTCTATTGGTGTTTGCTTTGTGACTTGTCTTTTTTCCTTCCAAATTAACTGTGGCCTCcttcaattcaaaatatgaagCTGATGGTTATATTGGTCTCTTAATTAAACAGTGTGCAGGAAATCGCAGGACAGCTATGAGCAAAACAAGAAAAGTGAGAGGAGTTGGCTGGGGCATTGCTGCCTTAGGAAATGGTTTGAGCTTTTCACATTGAATAGAAACTCTATTCTTTTAGCTATATTGGATTATTGGGGCGATTTCTGCCCcttcattttatatttttttgcagTAAAATATCACACGAGTATTGTTTTATTGGTTACTTcctccatcccttaatactcgccccgctttccttataaagccgtcccttaatactcgccccgtttctataaatggtatAGCTTTACTAATACTATATCATTTCTCACTTAACCATGGACCCACATATATTCcttacttttaaaaaaaaaattaaaaaattcaattcCCACCCACTCTAACCCATCCCACCCCATTTATTTGTCACTTTTcgcactaactatattaaaaaaaatactccaccaTCAACTACCACATaacaaattaataagtcaattaaattgcctaaaactatgtgccggtcaaactggggcgagtattaagggacggagggagtaagtacTAAGTAGGGTTTCTTTGACACATGATTTAATGGAGTATAGTTTGCTGAATCCTGTTCGCAAAATACCATTTTTGTTTCAAGAGGGATTTGCTGTATACTTGTTAGACATTGCTTAAATAAGTTGATGCTTATGGGATTTTCGATTTACCTCCCTAACCATTTCGTTATCTTGTAACCTTCATTCAGCTGTGTGGGGTGGAGCTAAATTAGCAGATGTGCTTGAACTGGTTGGTGTTTCTAAGCTAGCTAGTACCACATCAAGAGGGGGAAAGCATGTTGAATTTGTCAGTGTTGACAGGTGCAAGGTAAGGCTTAATAATATCCTTCTTCTCCAGCACTTTTACAAGTTATCATCTCCTGTTTTATCCACCTGGTTGAGGGTTTCACTGGATCTCTTTGTTGTTGAGTAGGAGGAGAATGGAGGTCCTTATAAGGCATCAATTCCATTGAGCCAGGCAACTAACCCTGAATTTGATGTATTACTTGCCTATGAAATGAATGGAGAGGTAAGTTCTATCTCAGTGGTGATTCATTTAACTGGTCTCTCTGTCCCCGAGGTAATAGTAATTTTTTTGCTGCCTACTTGAACAAATTCTGACTTCCTCTACCAAGACTCTGTATAGCATGGCTGAATTTATTGAGGGAATTTTCTTTCACATGTGATAGAATACCACCTATATGACAAACTCTATCAAGGAAAGCTATAGTTTTTCTCTTCGtaaagttttttttgttttaaatcaCTGTATTCTCTGTAGACATCGATATATCAGAAACAAAAAGTAAATCAATGGTATGTGTTGCTAAATATCTGTAGAGAAAACTGTTGCAGATAATATCTCCTTTCCCTTAATATGGTATAGGAGTCACTCGTACGTCATGCCTTCTAATGAAGAGAGGTGGATCAAGAGTTCTTTTGTCTTTGTTTTCCTTAATTCCTGTGGTAAACCAGAGAAGAAAAAAGCAGGTTGGCTGTAGGAGAAACCTCTTAGGTATTTCTTTTCTTAATATATCTCCCATGTGGAGACATCAGGCACTGCTAATTTGACATAATTTGATTGCCATAGAATTTACACCAAAAAGGGTGAGCTGCCTTCTGTTTTCATGGAGATTTTAGAAACATTCCCCATGGTCATTGATTTTCAATCAATCTACTCTTTATCCTGGTTCATTCATGATTTGGAATTTTGGACTGATCTCGCAAGCAGCTATAAGTGTATCTGTGTGCAGTATTGCTCTAACTCGGCTTTCTCTGTTTGTGATATGATCTTAGACCCTTAACAGGGATCATGGTTATCCATTACGTGTAGTTGTCCCGGGTGTAATTGGTGCTCGTTCGGTTAAATGGTTGGATTCTATCAATGTGATTGCTGAAGAATCTCAGGTTAGCTAATGCTTGACTTCAATATGCTGCTGTACATCTACTCATCAGGGGACTTAGTGGCCATTTCCGTGCTGCTGTCAACAGGGTTTCTTCACGCAAAAGGATTATAAAATGTTCCCTCCTACAGTTAATTGGGAAAATATTAACTGGTCGACGAGAAGGCCTCAAATGGATTTTCCAGTTCAGGTAGtagaatacttcaaatctgatATACACCATGCATTGTGGGATATCAACAATTTGTTCGGAAGTAATTTTGGGCAGAATTCTGATTAGTTTTCTGAACTTGATCGTATGAATCTATTGGCATAATGACTAATGAGTGTTACTTCATTTCTTTACAGAGCGCCATCTGTTCCTTAGAAGACTCAAATGTTCTGAAAGACGGCAAGGTAATTTTGTTCCTTCTGACTCATAAATATTTGATGAATGGGTAAAATGTAATTAGCTACGCACTTTGTTCAAAGTACAATACTAAAGATTTAGCACTTAGCTCCCCCAAGACTCCATCCAATGGAAAAAATGTTCTCGGAATATTTCCCTAGTTACAAAAAATAtcactccctccgtctctttttgttttttacgtttggtattttgcacgctttttaacgattaattaatggcATTGAGATtcttttaagtttttatgtaaacgaggaaaattacgtttatttataatgttttcactcttatcaaaattctgatattgggaaaatgagaaaaagttaatgTTCTAATGAAAaggtgtgagagattaaatgaccaaatgaatgtaattggttaaaacaataattggacacaaaatttgataaaatattaaatcatttatgtgataatataaaaggaaatgtaaaaaacattttgggacacccaaaaaggaaaacgtaaagaacaaaaagagacggagggagtagtaaagaatagtatataattttttaataGAAGTCAGAAACCCTCTTCTTTGCTGAATTCTGGCCCTCAAAGAATTTCCACTATCAGCAAGGGTTTATCATTTTGTGCAAGTATTTTGAAGCTTATTGATGTGATGTGCTAAAATTTCATTTaagattatattttaattaaataacagTAGATACTtcatattttattttcaaattttttcaTCATTTTTCTTATATTGTGCATGCATGAGATCCATATCTTCTCCACCTTGGTTTCTGTTTGAGATTGAACTTTGCCTGTGTGATTGCTGATATATATATGGCTCAACCTTGACAATGTAGTCGCATCTATATTAAAGTAGTTATGGTTGACTAGAATCCCCAAGACAAGTCAACTCTTTCACTGATGTCAGCTTTCTAAAATAGCATGTGTAGTTTATTGATGTGTATCGTACAAGTGTACTACCCACTGATGCAGCACTAGATGTTTGTTCTTCATGTATTGTACTGTATAAGGCCTTGATGTGGCGTTGTGTATCCCCATTGTGTATCTCCGTTGTGTATCTGGTAGTGGTCACTGAATGTTCTATTGAAATATTGTTCCAGCAGGTAAGTTTGAGATGTCTGACGTGCATGCATGATGCTGAGTGTAGATTAAAAACCTTTAAATAAAACGATCGGAGACGTTCAAAGTTATGTAAATGACAGTAATTACTACTAAACAGTAAACACTAATCTGTTACCTAATACCAAATATGTAATACCGTTTTGATAGTAGGACATATATACCTTTTTCATAATCCTGAATACATATATTGTCTTCCCTTTATACCCAACCTTGATAATGTTCTCTAAAGCTTCTGATTATCTGGGTTTAGGTAACAGTCAAGGGATATGCAGTATCTGGTGGAGGTCGTGGGATTGAGAGAGTAGATATATCCGTTGATGGAGGGAAAACATGGATagaagcttctagataccagaAACCAGGCGTTCCATATGTTGCAGATGGTATCAACAGTGACAAGTGGGCGTGGGTGCTCTTTGAGGCTCAAGTTGAGGTGCAGCATAGTGCTGAGATTGTTGCAAAAGCGGTAAGTTCTTAACGGAATTCCTTGGTCTCTTCTCTTGCAGATACTTTGCTTAATCTTTTTGTAATCATGTTACACAGAATTTCTATAGTTTGTTATTCAAACAGACTAGATGCAGTATGATCACTGAAAAGTTTgatgaaaatatttaacatagttGTCTCATGTGCAACTTTAAATTTCCTTTTTCCGTTTCCTAAGAAGAAGAGTTTGACTGCTGTGACTTTTGTTGTTCTTAGCTGATTCAGTTCATTTCACGTTCAATTATTGCTGCAACGTGAGTTCACACGAGTCTTTCTGATGTCTCTCTTTTTGCTTGATGTTTTCTTTGATTTGTGGCAGGTGGATATAGCTGCAAACGTGCAGCCGGAAAATGTAGAAACTATCTGGAATCTGAGAGGAATCCTGAACACATCATGGCATAGGGTTGATGTTAGAGTTGGTCACTCAAGTATGTAAGATCACAAATTCTGCCATCATCGTGTTTTGggttaacaatttttttttactgtaTGTGGCAAGTCTGGTAACTCAACACGATAGAAAATTTCGCACAGGAGATTTGTGAGTCAGTGAATAACCTGTAAGCTATTATATGTAATGCTGctaaatgttatttttattttcatggtTTATGTATGTAATTTTACATATTGTGAAAATAAGCATAGGGCGGTGGGATGCATGGTTATTTGTTGTATTCTGCAATTCAATAATACTGATATGGATATAAAGACAATTTCTTCAAGGCTGTTAAAGCTTTTTATGTACAAATTGTTAAGTGCATTAGTCATAATATGTACTTATGTAGTTTCATGGTTTGAAGTCCCACTTGAAGCAGACGTTTGTTTTCCCCAACTCAAACAGACTCGTCTAATCACACATGAGACCGgacttcattttttttataggtAAGAAGAAAGACCCACTGAATCAGTATCTGTCACAGATTAGCCAACTCAACTACGCAGGTCAAGGTTGAGCTACTCCCAAACATTTTTGTAGTTGATGGTTTTCGACGCTGTAATCTCCGAGTCACAAGGTGTGTTTCCCAACAACTTACGTTGGTTAGATGGGACTTCAATACTTCATTGATGGAAAGATTCGTGCATGAAATTGTGTCAAATGAAACCCAAAGGTTTGGTTTTCCATTAATCACCGGTTCACCGCAACATTAACAAAATCTACAATATACGTGTATCAATGCCAAAGTGAGAGTTCCCTTATAAAGTACGGAGTATCTCGtaatcttttttgtttttggacAGAAGTACAAAAGGAGCAAGCTCCCAACAAAACACAACTAAGTAGCAGTGCCATCCATCCTATAGTTATGAGTATAACAATGTACTTCGACGCAGTGAAAATCTTTTAACAGTTCATGAATTCTTTGGTTAATGTGCCATCCATCAGATGATAGCTCTGCTTGTCTGCAACCTGCAAGAGAATGTGTCTCAAGTTCTCATCCAAAGCCAGATGTAGGATATCTTCAATAGCCTTAAGCTTGGCCTGAGTCCTGCTGCTCTGCTACTAGCTCCATCTCCCAAAAGGTGGCAGTTAATCTTCCCCGTACCCCCTCTGGTCCAATTAGTTCCCACTTTAATGATTATTTTTTCACAGTTTTCACCATTACCTATGACCCTCAGAACCATCTTGTCCCTACTGTTGACCCCTCTTTCAAAGCCAGTAGGCGCCTCCCAATTCTTGTTCTTTTTAAACCCTGGTGGTTCCTTAGAATATTCATCCTTCTGGTCCTCAGTAGTCGTCtccattgaaggaaataatgcctttggtccaagtatgcattcaatgataagtctaataaatgcggttcagtattaattaattatgcaagttaataattcagtgagatcaagtgaactgtatgcctagctagaggccgcttcagttcaagtggaattaataatattaatccacatcttactcttgactgaacccgtaggttcacgcaaatagtacgtgaacggatcaagtatttaagtgaattaaatactccatttattgatattcggaatcgacggatctcggttcaagtgagagctgaaatcgtcaaaaggcaaattatgaatactccggaaacgatgatattgccggaaacggaaatatggatggtatcggaaatataaatattatccaagtcgtagatgttgtcggaaactgaaacttggtacgtatcggaaaatattatcggaaatggaaatattgccggaatcggaaatattgccggaaacggaaatattgccggaatcggaaatattatcggaatcggaaatgttaaatatttgttcgaaacggaaattaattccagaatcggaaatattaaatattgttcgaattggaaatgaattccggaatcggaaaatgaattggaagcgcgacgtacgaaataaacatcggacgagcttgctagacgcaaggcccaacacgaagctaggcccgcgcctagcgaagcccgcgcaaagcGAGCAGCAAAAAGAAAACAGCCCGCCCCACCAAGGCAGGCCTAGCCAAGCGCAAGgcgaggccaggcccagccaaggcgagGCAGCAGGCTGGCCGCGCCCACGCATGGGCCGCGCGCGCGGcagcgccccttgtgggctgtTCGTGTGTGTGGTTGTGTTCGTGCAAGCTTCGAATCCTTAGTtgcttaggatttgtccggttagactattttcctaaatccactagagttagtcgtttaactaaacactaaaaacaaaggtttagtttaagtctaattctaattgaattagataaattgaatcctagtagatttatagttccgataatcccaccctataaataggtgatgaataatcacaatttatatatcatattctcaagtattcatatagttttaagattaaactaagcttaataattttccaaaaaatttagtacgaataacattaaaaccttaaactatattctagttaattgaatctaaggcggatccgaacgtgttgtggactatctacggagggacgacacttggagtcctaaacttgttcttgttcggttcgggagcagctagggaaggaacgcgtcacatgtatgtatcctagatttgctaattgactatgtgacaattaatttagATTCCTGGCGTTATgattttttccgcatgaaatatatgttttatatttgtcataacctaacagtggtatcacgagcctctaattaattacataatcaattatagttaacatggttaaattttataaatttgcaatgaattaaaggggtgattaatttcgatttttgtaattaattgcaaattcgtgcgattatttaattatatgttcgcaggattttcggcagtttagtcaataatgatcggaatcgtataattttatagtgaaatttgcatgtaaacgacgttttaaaattttgactaaaagcaaacatttgatgccgaacccagaattcccaaattcgaagcctaactatgacttttcggaggttttagttttacgaacgcaaaatttataattattatgatgttaaattaaatatttgcgaatcttgtttgtaaatcttgaatatatgattgacctactgtatatgtttaacaattttaatgccctgatttgtaattgtaattaattcgttgaaattcgaataatttagaatttgatttgattttcataattaattagcaatttaattaggaacctatgattaaaaaccaccataaattttgttaaaattgaaagttttaaaattttatgacctagatttgaatccatgaaaataaatacaatcgaaaattaatttgaataataaattttcgatttttcgcccaaaatttatgaaattaatatgatttattaattcgtcaataaatttaaataataaaagttttaattttatgaaatccgttcacgaatcttgcacgcacgaagcaatggacgctaagtgttacccttaaggggtgttgtatagtgcgggcatgtgacgacgagcaagggagctcgtcgcccatgcggtacgatgcatcgagcaagggcgtggcacatgagcgcaaggcagcagccctgctgTGCGCTATGTGCTGCGTGCATGTGGGCGGAAGGGGCgaggagcaaggcagcgagcactCGAAGGCTGCGCGCGGGGGCAGCGATGGCTGGCTCGACCAGCAGCGTTGCCCAGCCCATGCATCGAGGGATGCCTCGACACAGCGACGAGTGGGCtgtgcgcaagcgtggcttgctcgacttgctgcgtttgcgcgtggatACTCGTGgcttgcggtacgatcaatgcGAGTGGCAAGGCATGCTACGaggcctcgacgaggcatgggtgcgagcccatggccttgtcttggcccgattggttcgttttaattttaattttaatatttcggttgaaaacgattttaattaaatttaaattcgcaatttaattttttctcggaatttaattttgaataatttaattattataaatttatttatgttaggttatgatacatatgatattacataaatcatgcggaaacaaccattaacccaggaatacatattatttacacataatcatatagcataatttagatgcatactctttgttgcgtgccctccctagctgctcccgaaccgagcaagaacaagtctttaggactccaagtgtcgtccctccgtagatagtccacagcacgtccggatccgccttaagattgaccaactagaatcgcccttaaggtactagaattttcggcacttttgagcaagatgtgtggctgaatttttctctcaaaaactcactttgaatactttgaaactcgttataaattgtgaacccaggccacatatttatagggttatggaaagggaattggaatcctattcagatacaaattaattaaacctagaatcctacaagaactctaatttaattaatttatcaaatagaattaggaatttaatcattaaccgaactctgcacgttttaggaaacgtgcacgaacacaaacacttacgcacacacacacggcagccttgatgggccgcccatgcgtgcgtgcgagcagcagcccacgcagcgaggcctgcgcgagccacaagcccacgcaagcatccgcgtgcgctgcgcgcgctgtgcgcgctgccacggcctgctgggcctggccttgcgctgggcctggcgtggctgtttgtgtggcgcgcttgg
This genomic stretch from Spinacia oleracea cultivar Varoflay chromosome 3, BTI_SOV_V1, whole genome shotgun sequence harbors:
- the LOC110783516 gene encoding sulfite oxidase codes for the protein MPGLQAPSDYSNEPPRHPSLKINSKEPFNAEPHRSGLISAYVTPVDLFYKRNHGPIPVVYDIERYHLSVTGLINIQREFSMRDIRDLPKYTVTATLQCAGNRRTAMSKTRKVRGVGWGIAALGNAVWGGAKLADVLELVGVSKLASTTSRGGKHVEFVSVDRCKEENGGPYKASIPLSQATNPEFDVLLAYEMNGETLNRDHGYPLRVVVPGVIGARSVKWLDSINVIAEESQGFFTQKDYKMFPPTVNWENINWSTRRPQMDFPVQSAICSLEDSNVLKDGKVTVKGYAVSGGGRGIERVDISVDGGKTWIEASRYQKPGVPYVADGINSDKWAWVLFEAQVEVQHSAEIVAKAVDIAANVQPENVETIWNLRGILNTSWHRVDVRVGHSSM